In Thalassotalea fonticola, a single genomic region encodes these proteins:
- a CDS encoding sugar MFS transporter has product MATITTTINSESTVNVDGNLNHNVSLVILTSLFFMWGFVTCLNDILIPHLKSVFSLSYTQAMLVQFCFFTAYAVMSMPSAKLIKKIGYKYGIVAGLVVAGLGCLMFYPAASMQSYPVFLVALFVLASGITCLQVSANPYVTALGEKKTASSRLILTQAFNSLGTTVAPFFGGLLILSGVAVGVEELAMMNDAQQAAHRLAEAQAVQIPYVGLAIAWFVLAAIFVWIKLPTIDTIEGNDTVDCNVKSAWSFPHLTLGAVGIFVYVGAEVSIGSFLINFIGEENILAMPEAEAASYIALYWGGAMVGRFIGVFLTRIVAANKLLGFNGLASVALIFTAMFTDGYTAAIAILAVGLCNSIMFPTIFTLGVSDLGKATSQGSGILCMAIVGGALIPLLQGVLADSIGIQLGFILPALCYVFIAFYGYKGSLIRK; this is encoded by the coding sequence ATGGCTACAATAACAACTACAATTAATTCAGAATCGACAGTAAACGTTGATGGTAATTTAAACCATAATGTCAGTTTGGTAATTTTAACCTCATTGTTTTTTATGTGGGGCTTTGTTACCTGCTTAAATGACATTCTTATACCACACCTAAAAAGTGTATTTTCATTAAGCTATACACAAGCTATGTTGGTGCAATTTTGTTTCTTTACTGCTTATGCGGTTATGTCTATGCCATCAGCAAAATTAATTAAAAAAATTGGCTATAAATATGGCATTGTTGCCGGTTTGGTTGTTGCTGGCCTAGGTTGTTTAATGTTTTACCCTGCGGCAAGCATGCAGTCTTACCCGGTATTTTTAGTTGCATTATTTGTGCTTGCATCAGGCATAACTTGTTTGCAAGTTTCAGCAAACCCTTACGTAACAGCATTAGGGGAAAAGAAAACTGCTTCTAGCCGTTTGATCCTTACGCAAGCATTTAACTCTTTGGGGACAACAGTTGCGCCATTTTTTGGTGGTTTGTTAATTTTATCAGGTGTTGCCGTTGGTGTTGAAGAGCTAGCAATGATGAATGACGCACAACAGGCCGCACATCGTTTAGCAGAAGCACAAGCAGTACAAATTCCATACGTGGGTTTGGCGATTGCCTGGTTTGTTCTAGCGGCAATTTTTGTTTGGATAAAATTACCAACAATCGACACTATTGAAGGCAACGATACTGTTGACTGCAATGTTAAATCAGCTTGGTCGTTTCCTCACTTAACGTTAGGCGCGGTAGGTATTTTTGTTTATGTTGGCGCTGAAGTGTCTATTGGCAGCTTTTTAATTAACTTTATTGGCGAAGAAAATATTTTAGCAATGCCAGAAGCAGAAGCGGCGAGTTACATTGCATTATATTGGGGCGGCGCTATGGTGGGTCGCTTTATCGGTGTCTTTTTAACGCGCATAGTAGCAGCAAATAAGTTATTAGGCTTTAATGGCTTAGCGTCTGTTGCCTTGATTTTTACGGCAATGTTTACTGATGGTTACACAGCAGCGATTGCTATTTTAGCGGTAGGGCTTTGTAATTCTATTATGTTCCCAACAATTTTTACATTAGGCGTTAGCGATTTAGGTAAAGCCACTAGCCAAGGCTCAGGCATTTTATGTATGGCAATAGTTGGTGGCGCGTTAATTCCACTACTACAAGGTGTATTAGCAGATAGTATTGGTATTCAATTAGGTTTCATTTTACCAGCACTATGTTACGTCTTTATTGCCTTTTATGGTTATAAAGGTTCATTAATAAGAAAATAA
- a CDS encoding sulfatase yields MKYSQLIKVLAISLSCISLTIFAAENNKQPNVLFIAVDDLKPLIGAYGNDKIITPNIDAIAAQGTLFSNAYSQWPVCGPSRMSLLTGLRPEVNGIMNLKDKIRNVNPDVVTLPQLFKQNGYETAAVGKIFDPRNVESRAKDDPVSWSIAYKAPTSFVKGKKKLAVEIIDAPEHKFVDGNINERGKALLQQMGKSDKPFFLALGYKRPHLPFSVPKTYFDLYERNTFSLAPFQQAPTNSKAKYILNNNGEMLTYKPTPKLGEKIKPYSKKGFTEEQQRELIHGYYAAVSFVDNLVGELIFELEKTGKADNTIIVLWGDHGFHLGDHGLWGKHTTMEQANHVPLIIKVPGKKASVYQQPVGLMDIFPTLTDLAAIKTPEGLQGDSLVSAINQQSDSKQPVAISQYKRVGAFGYSMRTEKYRYTEWLSKSKKVVYKDLYDMEKDPGETVNVIDDENYKEVVVELAALLRANGQGLKRLK; encoded by the coding sequence ATGAAGTATTCTCAATTAATTAAAGTTCTAGCAATTAGCTTAAGCTGCATATCATTAACTATTTTTGCAGCAGAAAATAACAAACAACCAAATGTGCTATTTATCGCAGTAGATGATTTAAAACCACTGATTGGTGCTTATGGTAACGACAAAATTATTACGCCCAATATAGATGCTATTGCCGCACAAGGCACATTATTTAGCAATGCCTATTCACAATGGCCGGTATGTGGGCCATCAAGAATGAGTTTGTTAACCGGATTACGCCCAGAAGTTAACGGCATTATGAATTTAAAAGATAAAATTCGTAATGTGAATCCCGATGTTGTCACATTACCGCAACTGTTTAAACAAAACGGTTATGAAACTGCTGCGGTAGGTAAAATATTTGACCCACGTAATGTTGAAAGTCGAGCGAAAGATGATCCTGTTTCATGGTCTATTGCCTACAAAGCCCCGACATCTTTTGTGAAAGGTAAGAAAAAACTCGCGGTTGAAATTATTGATGCCCCAGAGCATAAGTTTGTTGATGGCAATATCAATGAGCGTGGAAAAGCGTTGCTGCAACAAATGGGCAAAAGTGATAAGCCATTTTTCCTTGCATTAGGCTATAAACGCCCACATTTACCATTTTCTGTGCCAAAAACGTATTTTGATTTGTATGAGCGCAATACCTTTTCGCTTGCGCCATTTCAACAAGCACCGACAAATAGCAAAGCTAAATATATTCTTAATAACAATGGTGAAATGCTCACTTATAAGCCAACTCCTAAGCTAGGTGAAAAAATAAAGCCGTATTCTAAAAAAGGCTTTACCGAAGAGCAGCAACGAGAACTGATTCATGGTTATTATGCTGCGGTTAGCTTTGTTGATAATTTAGTAGGTGAATTAATATTTGAATTAGAAAAAACCGGTAAAGCTGACAATACCATTATTGTGTTATGGGGCGATCATGGTTTCCACCTTGGCGATCACGGTCTTTGGGGGAAGCATACGACCATGGAGCAGGCAAACCATGTGCCTTTAATTATTAAAGTTCCAGGTAAAAAGGCGAGTGTATATCAGCAACCTGTCGGCCTAATGGATATCTTCCCAACGTTAACTGACTTAGCGGCTATCAAGACACCTGAAGGTTTACAAGGAGACTCTTTGGTTTCTGCTATAAATCAACAGTCTGATAGCAAGCAACCTGTTGCTATTAGTCAATATAAACGTGTTGGTGCCTTTGGTTATTCAATGCGCACTGAAAAGTATCGTTATACGGAGTGGTTAAGCAAATCTAAAAAAGTTGTATACAAAGATCTGTATGACATGGAAAAAGATCCAGGTGAAACTGTTAATGTAATTGATGATGAAAATTACAAAGAAGTAGTCGTTGAACTAGCTGCCTTATTAAGGGCTAATGGCCAAGGCCTTAAACGCTTGAAATAA
- a CDS encoding glycoside hydrolase family 3 N-terminal domain-containing protein, whose protein sequence is MKLPFVLSILTITTCLAFGCTAESETLPYKDSKLSAEQRAADLLERMTLAEKAGQMSQFVGLKHIAESEEKLSPEQLINSDAHGFYPGLNNDDLIKMTENGEIGSYLHVVDAQEANQLQQYAMNSRLAIPLIIGIDAIHGNALVSGATVYPSPISAASSFNTKLVKKSSTETAKEMRANGSHWTFTPNIDIVRDPRWGRVGETFGEDPYLVTKMGVATIEGLQQDDFIGPEKVIANAKHFVGGGDSINGLNIAPLDVSERTLRQDYFPPFKAAVDAGVFTFMAAHNEVNGQPSHGSKFLLNDVLREEWKFSGFVVSDWLDVDRLHSLHRVAKNQNEAVKLSIEAGMDMNMHGPQFAKAIFELVADGRLTQEQLNDSVKAILVAKFRLGLFEQPFVDESLAETVNFNPEHQKTSLAMARDSIVLLKNDHNILPLKNIKNIFVTGPNANAHTILGDWSLPQPEENVTTIVEGLQQVSSKEVNIDYLDVGNQVKVLSEQHISEAVKRAKTADVSIVVVGENPLRFDNEGKTSGENVARAELDLYGKQLELIQAIHSAGKPVIVVLINGRPISEPWLVENVAAIIEAWEPGSFGGQAVAEILYGKVNPSAKMPISVPYSAGHIQSIYNHKPSTYFKSYVDLPTKNLFEFGFGLSYSSFEYSDITLDKSSIDTSGQAKVSITVTNTSKVAGDEVVQLYINDNYSEVTRPVKELKGFQRISLAPQASQKVSFTVTAEMLAYYNLAMEWGVEAGDFSLMLGSSSRDQDLQKISLNVKK, encoded by the coding sequence ATGAAATTACCTTTTGTATTATCAATTTTAACCATAACAACGTGCTTGGCTTTCGGCTGTACTGCAGAGTCAGAGACGTTGCCATATAAAGACTCTAAGTTATCAGCTGAGCAAAGAGCGGCAGATTTACTAGAACGAATGACATTAGCCGAAAAAGCTGGGCAGATGAGTCAATTTGTTGGTTTAAAGCATATTGCAGAGTCTGAAGAGAAATTGTCACCAGAGCAGTTAATAAACTCTGACGCCCATGGTTTTTATCCCGGTCTGAATAACGATGACCTGATTAAGATGACAGAAAATGGTGAAATTGGTTCATATTTGCATGTAGTAGATGCGCAAGAAGCAAATCAATTGCAGCAATATGCGATGAATTCGCGGTTAGCAATTCCGTTAATTATAGGTATAGATGCAATTCATGGTAACGCTTTGGTAAGCGGCGCGACTGTTTATCCATCGCCGATAAGTGCGGCGAGTTCATTTAATACTAAGCTAGTTAAAAAGTCGTCGACCGAAACGGCTAAAGAAATGCGAGCTAATGGCTCACATTGGACGTTCACTCCTAATATTGACATCGTTCGTGACCCTCGTTGGGGCAGAGTGGGGGAGACATTTGGTGAAGACCCATATCTTGTTACCAAAATGGGTGTGGCGACTATAGAAGGTTTGCAGCAAGATGATTTTATCGGCCCAGAAAAAGTTATCGCTAACGCAAAACATTTTGTCGGTGGTGGTGACTCTATCAATGGCTTAAATATTGCCCCGCTTGATGTATCTGAACGAACACTACGACAAGATTACTTCCCTCCTTTTAAAGCCGCAGTAGATGCTGGTGTATTCACCTTTATGGCAGCGCACAATGAAGTAAACGGTCAACCATCCCATGGTAGCAAGTTTTTATTGAACGACGTATTACGCGAGGAGTGGAAATTTTCTGGTTTTGTGGTTAGTGACTGGTTAGATGTTGATCGATTGCACAGCCTTCATCGCGTTGCTAAAAACCAAAATGAGGCGGTTAAATTGAGTATTGAAGCTGGCATGGACATGAATATGCATGGTCCGCAGTTTGCGAAAGCGATATTTGAATTAGTTGCAGATGGTCGTTTAACCCAAGAGCAACTCAATGATTCTGTTAAAGCTATCCTTGTAGCTAAGTTTCGACTAGGTTTATTCGAACAACCATTTGTTGATGAATCGTTAGCTGAAACAGTGAATTTTAATCCAGAACATCAAAAAACGTCTTTAGCGATGGCACGCGACTCGATAGTTTTATTAAAAAACGATCATAATATTTTGCCATTAAAAAATATTAAAAACATTTTTGTAACCGGCCCTAATGCGAATGCTCATACTATTTTAGGCGATTGGTCATTACCGCAACCTGAAGAAAATGTAACAACCATAGTCGAAGGGCTGCAACAAGTAAGTTCAAAAGAGGTTAACATTGATTACTTAGATGTAGGTAATCAAGTAAAAGTCTTATCTGAACAACACATCAGTGAAGCCGTTAAACGTGCTAAAACGGCCGATGTAAGCATTGTTGTTGTTGGTGAAAATCCACTTCGTTTTGACAATGAAGGCAAAACCTCAGGTGAAAATGTTGCTCGGGCCGAGCTGGATTTATACGGTAAACAGCTAGAGTTAATACAAGCTATTCATAGTGCCGGCAAGCCTGTAATAGTTGTTTTAATTAATGGTCGGCCAATTTCTGAACCTTGGTTAGTTGAAAATGTAGCTGCCATAATAGAAGCATGGGAACCTGGTAGCTTTGGTGGCCAAGCCGTTGCTGAAATCCTATATGGAAAAGTAAATCCTAGTGCAAAAATGCCTATATCTGTGCCCTACAGTGCAGGCCATATTCAATCAATTTATAATCATAAACCATCTACTTACTTCAAAAGCTACGTCGACTTACCAACTAAAAATTTATTTGAATTTGGCTTCGGCTTAAGTTACAGCTCGTTTGAATATTCAGATATAACGTTAGATAAATCGTCTATTGATACTTCAGGGCAAGCTAAGGTTTCTATAACCGTAACGAATACCAGTAAGGTTGCTGGTGACGAGGTTGTACAGTTATACATTAACGATAACTACAGCGAAGTAACTCGACCAGTTAAAGAGTTGAAAGGCTTTCAACGTATTAGTTTAGCGCCACAGGCTAGCCAGAAGGTAAGCTTTACAGTTACCGCTGAAATGTTGGCTTATTACAACCTTGCCATGGAATGGGGGGTTGAGGCTGGAGATTTTTCTTTAATGCTAGGCTCATCATCTCGAGATCAAGATTTGCAAAAAATATCACTAAATGTGAAAAAATAG